One region of Desulforegula conservatrix Mb1Pa genomic DNA includes:
- the aprA gene encoding adenylyl-sulfate reductase subunit alpha has translation MALPNKAQGELKCIEAPEIVEKEVDVLIVGGGMAACGTAFEIKKWADDNTKILLVDKAAMERSGAVAQGLSAINTFIGDNAIDDYVRMVRNDLMGIVREDLIFDLGRHVDDSVHLFEEWGLPIWKKDEANKNLDGKQGLKLGTLKAGAKPVRTGKWQIMINGESYKRIVAEAAKKALGEENILERVFIVELLNDKNEPNRIAGAVGFSTRENKVYYIKANAVMVACGGAVNIYQPRSVGEGKGRAWYPVWNAGSTYTMALRAGAELSMMENRFTPARFKDGYGPVGAWFLLFKAHLENSMGENYATAQSSKDELAKYAPYGTAPITPTCLRNHLMLFEMKAGRGPIMMVTSKALQKLGETMDKKELKHLEAEAWEDFLDMTCGQANLWCATNTEPEKKDSEIMPTEPYLLGSHSGCCGIWVSGPNEDWVPEDYKWGDNGKVYKQMTTVKGLFTAADGVGCSGHKFSSGSHAEGRILGKVMVKWVKDHPNFKPEPEMTAQEAADMVWKPVKTWFAHKDYSTAADVNPKYCKPAGMTMRMMKATNEYGAGVATYYQTNKSALDHLMELFQMMKEDCEFLAAGDLHELMRCWEIFHRIYTVEAHCRHILFRQESRFPGFYYRTDFMGQDDENWFCFVNSTFNKKTNEWTMRKAPYHRIIPA, from the coding sequence ATGGCTTTACCAAACAAGGCACAAGGCGAACTCAAGTGTATTGAGGCTCCTGAAATAGTTGAAAAAGAAGTTGACGTACTCATCGTCGGCGGCGGTATGGCAGCTTGCGGTACTGCTTTTGAAATAAAGAAATGGGCAGATGACAACACGAAGATCCTTCTTGTTGACAAAGCTGCTATGGAAAGATCAGGCGCTGTTGCTCAGGGCCTTTCCGCTATCAACACCTTCATTGGTGACAACGCAATCGACGACTACGTACGTATGGTTCGTAACGACCTTATGGGTATCGTTCGCGAAGACCTTATTTTCGACCTTGGCCGTCACGTTGATGACTCTGTTCATCTTTTCGAAGAATGGGGACTCCCAATCTGGAAAAAAGACGAAGCAAACAAGAACCTTGATGGTAAGCAGGGCCTTAAGCTCGGCACTCTCAAGGCAGGTGCTAAGCCAGTTCGTACCGGTAAATGGCAGATCATGATCAATGGTGAGTCTTACAAGAGAATCGTTGCTGAAGCAGCAAAGAAAGCTCTTGGCGAAGAGAACATCCTTGAGCGCGTATTCATCGTTGAACTCCTCAACGACAAGAATGAGCCAAACAGAATCGCTGGTGCGGTTGGTTTCTCTACCCGTGAAAACAAAGTATACTACATCAAGGCTAACGCAGTAATGGTAGCTTGCGGTGGTGCGGTTAACATTTACCAGCCACGTTCAGTTGGTGAAGGTAAAGGCCGTGCATGGTACCCAGTATGGAATGCTGGTTCTACCTACACCATGGCTCTTCGCGCTGGTGCAGAGCTTTCCATGATGGAAAACCGTTTCACCCCAGCCCGTTTCAAAGATGGTTACGGTCCTGTTGGTGCATGGTTCCTTCTTTTCAAGGCTCACCTTGAAAACTCCATGGGCGAAAACTATGCAACTGCTCAGTCTTCTAAAGACGAACTTGCAAAATATGCTCCATACGGAACAGCTCCGATCACTCCTACCTGTCTCCGTAACCACCTCATGCTTTTCGAAATGAAAGCAGGTCGTGGCCCAATCATGATGGTTACTTCCAAGGCTCTTCAGAAGCTTGGTGAAACCATGGACAAGAAAGAACTTAAGCATCTTGAAGCAGAAGCTTGGGAAGACTTCCTTGACATGACTTGCGGTCAGGCGAACCTCTGGTGCGCAACTAACACCGAGCCAGAAAAGAAAGACTCTGAAATCATGCCAACCGAACCGTACCTCCTGGGTTCACACTCAGGCTGCTGTGGTATCTGGGTTTCCGGTCCAAACGAAGACTGGGTTCCAGAAGACTACAAGTGGGGCGACAATGGTAAGGTTTACAAGCAGATGACCACCGTTAAGGGTCTCTTCACTGCTGCTGACGGCGTTGGCTGCTCAGGTCACAAGTTCTCTTCAGGTTCACATGCTGAAGGCCGTATCCTTGGTAAAGTAATGGTTAAGTGGGTAAAAGATCATCCAAACTTCAAGCCAGAGCCAGAAATGACAGCTCAGGAAGCAGCTGACATGGTTTGGAAACCGGTTAAGACTTGGTTTGCTCACAAAGATTACTCTACTGCAGCAGACGTTAACCCTAAGTACTGCAAACCTGCTGGTATGACTATGCGTATGATGAAAGCTACCAACGAATATGGTGCTGGCGTCGCTACATACTATCAGACCAACAAGTCTGCTCTTGATCATCTTATGGAACTTTTCCAGATGATGAAGGAAGACTGTGAATTCCTTGCAGCTGGCGACCTTCATGAACTTATGCGTTGCTGGGAAATCTTCCATCGTATCTACACTGTAGAAGCACATTGCCGTCACATCCTGTTCCGTCAGGAAAGCCGCTTCCCTGGCTTCTACTACAGAACTGACTTCATGGGTCAGGATGATGAAAACTGGTTCTGCTTTGTTAACTCGACCTTCAACAAGAAGACCAACGAGTGGACCATGAGAAAAGCTCCTTACCACAGAATTATCCCTGCATAA